In Geminocystis sp. NIES-3708, a single window of DNA contains:
- a CDS encoding CPP1-like family protein has product MTELNPYEQLGVTENSSFEEIQTAKQNLKDKYQNDPPILESIEIAYDAIIMQRLRLRQEGKIKVPEQIRFPEKTVEIKKPSLILDNPTSKKVSLWFNDLLYQPSRREIFLSGIIFLLLITVSIFSDTNEILPLLLTIGVGTSFYVLYRKQKIFWRSIAITFIGFIVGICVANILFNISMGIGLNITLESEQFATLFTFCFLWLVSNFIR; this is encoded by the coding sequence ATGACTGAGTTAAATCCTTATGAACAATTAGGGGTAACTGAAAATTCTTCTTTTGAAGAAATACAAACTGCAAAGCAAAATCTTAAAGACAAATATCAAAATGATCCTCCTATTTTAGAGAGTATTGAAATTGCTTATGATGCTATCATTATGCAAAGATTGAGGCTTCGACAAGAAGGAAAAATCAAAGTTCCTGAACAAATCAGGTTTCCTGAAAAGACAGTAGAGATAAAAAAACCGTCGTTAATACTAGATAATCCTACTTCTAAAAAAGTTTCTTTATGGTTCAATGATTTATTATATCAACCTTCTCGAAGGGAAATTTTCCTTAGTGGGATTATTTTTCTTCTGTTAATTACTGTGAGTATTTTTAGTGATACTAATGAAATATTGCCACTTTTATTAACTATTGGTGTTGGTACAAGTTTTTATGTTTTATATCGTAAACAAAAAATATTTTGGAGATCGATTGCTATTACTTTTATCGGTTTTATTGTAGGGATTTGTGTAGCTAATATTTTATTTAATATATCTATGGGAATAGGTTTAAATATTACTTTAGAATCTGAGCAATTTGCAACTTTATTTACTTTTTGTTTTTTATGGTTAGTAAGTAATTTTATTCGTTAG
- a CDS encoding pentapeptide repeat-containing protein, whose protein sequence is MNKKNKLLSIALCLVTIITVSLSYIPSANAYSKDDISQLIEKNKCIKCDLSNYHFPKNKFNLEKANLSKSNLQKTNFRNLNLSKTNFNNADLSFSNLENTISIKGEFKQANLTHTKLKNSKFNRSDFYEANLVHANFSHSILERVNFEKANLSESILIQASLAGANFTNANLSNADLDLANFSSKSKNHLTNFDHANLTQAQLINAKLQRVNFRNANLYKVDFDGSDLKESNLEKANLAESNLSNVDLSNADLRKANLINSSLVYANLSNADLRNANLEKANLTGANLTNTNLKGAIMPNGSIHQ, encoded by the coding sequence ATGAACAAAAAAAATAAATTATTATCAATAGCTTTGTGTCTAGTAACTATTATAACAGTTTCCCTTAGCTATATTCCTTCAGCCAATGCTTACAGTAAAGATGATATTTCTCAATTAATTGAAAAGAATAAATGTATTAAATGTGATTTATCTAATTACCATTTTCCCAAAAATAAATTTAATTTGGAAAAAGCAAATCTTTCTAAATCTAATCTTCAAAAAACTAATTTTAGAAATCTAAATCTAAGTAAAACTAATTTTAATAACGCTGACTTAAGTTTTAGTAATTTAGAAAATACTATATCTATTAAAGGAGAATTTAAACAGGCAAATTTAACCCATACGAAATTAAAAAATAGTAAATTTAATCGCTCTGATTTTTATGAAGCTAACCTAGTTCATGCTAACTTTAGTCATAGTATTTTGGAAAGAGTTAATTTTGAAAAAGCAAATTTATCCGAAAGTATTCTAATTCAAGCTAGTTTAGCTGGAGCAAATTTTACGAACGCAAATCTTTCTAATGCTGATTTGGATTTAGCAAATTTTAGTAGTAAAAGTAAAAATCATCTTACTAATTTTGATCATGCTAACTTGACTCAAGCACAATTAATTAATGCTAAATTACAGAGAGTTAATTTTAGAAATGCTAATCTTTATAAAGTTGACTTTGATGGTAGTGATTTAAAAGAATCGAACCTTGAAAAGGCGAATCTAGCTGAATCAAACTTAAGTAATGTAGATTTAAGTAATGCGGATTTACGAAAAGCAAATTTAATTAATTCTTCTTTAGTATATGCAAATTTAAGCAATGCAGATCTTAGAAATGCCAATCTTGAAAAAGCAAATTTAACAGGGGCAAACTTAACCAACACTAATTTAAAAGGAGCAATTATGCCCAATGGTTCTATTCATCAATAA
- the recF gene encoding DNA replication/repair protein RecF (All proteins in this family for which functions are known are DNA-binding proteins that assist the filamentation of RecA onto DNA for the initiation of recombination or recombinational repair.), with product MFLNNIYLSYFRNYIQETVNFDSNKVIILGNNAQGKSNLLEAIELLSTLKSHRTSREQDFVYKDRLYGQVKADVSRNFADYNLAMILPFKGKRELTVNHEKLSRNLDFLGVINIVLFSSLDIDLVRGTPEYRRNWVDNILIQLEPIYAYIIKQYNQVLKQRNALLKSFKKQGITNYVNLSKSAQLELSLWDDKLVENACRVMRRRKRVLTKLEPFARFWHDQISSKTEKLEIIYLPNVEYQKDEVEEINTKIKSQIEQKRNNEINMGVTLIGPHRDEIDFIINQTTAKNYASQGQQRTLVLSLKLGELQLIEQVIGEPPLLLLDDVMAELDLTRQQQLLDSLGNRFQTLITTTHLNYFDSRLLKEAQIIEVEKGKLIHREK from the coding sequence ATGTTTTTAAATAATATTTATCTAAGTTATTTTCGTAATTATATTCAAGAAACAGTTAATTTTGATAGTAATAAAGTAATTATATTAGGAAATAATGCCCAAGGAAAATCTAATTTATTAGAAGCTATTGAATTATTATCAACTCTTAAAAGTCATCGTACGAGTAGGGAGCAAGATTTTGTCTATAAAGATAGACTTTATGGTCAAGTTAAAGCTGATGTTAGTAGAAATTTTGCTGATTATAATTTAGCGATGATTCTACCATTTAAAGGAAAAAGAGAATTGACTGTCAATCATGAAAAACTCTCTCGAAATTTAGATTTTTTAGGAGTTATTAATATAGTTTTATTTTCTAGTTTAGATATAGATTTAGTAAGAGGAACTCCTGAATATAGAAGAAACTGGGTTGATAATATTTTAATACAGTTAGAACCTATTTATGCTTATATTATTAAACAATATAATCAGGTTTTAAAGCAAAGAAATGCTTTATTAAAAAGTTTTAAAAAACAAGGAATAACTAATTATGTAAATTTATCAAAATCAGCACAATTAGAATTAAGTTTATGGGATGATAAATTAGTAGAAAATGCTTGTCGAGTAATGAGAAGAAGAAAGCGAGTATTAACTAAGTTAGAACCTTTTGCACGATTTTGGCACGATCAAATTAGCAGTAAGACTGAGAAATTAGAAATTATTTATCTTCCCAATGTAGAATATCAAAAAGATGAAGTTGAAGAAATAAATACGAAAATAAAATCACAAATTGAACAAAAACGCAATAATGAAATAAATATGGGTGTTACATTAATAGGACCTCATCGAGATGAAATTGATTTTATAATAAATCAGACAACCGCTAAAAATTATGCTTCTCAAGGACAACAACGAACATTAGTTTTATCGTTGAAGTTAGGAGAATTGCAGTTAATTGAACAGGTAATTGGTGAACCTCCTTTGTTATTATTAGATGACGTAATGGCAGAGTTAGATTTAACACGGCAACAACAATTATTAGACTCATTGGGTAATCGTTTTCAGACTTTAATTACCACTACACACTTAAATTATTTTGATAGTAGATTGTTAAAAGAAGCCCAAATTATTGAAGTGGAAAAGGGAAAATTAATTCATCGAGAAAAGTAA
- a CDS encoding diguanylate cyclase, with product MANYNPKNFLILAVDDNSINRILLDKLLKKEGYKTKILSSSEQVMLCLTEFKPDLILLDLMMPNINGLELCEQIKLNPHFQEIPIIFITASDEKQDLLKAFDLGAVDYITKPFHNQELLARVKNHLELKFTRDELRKALVELEKLAKTDELTGISNRRNFIALAEREFNLAKRQKRSFSLLILDIDYFKKINDNYGHPTGDYVIKSVAQQCVECLRKEDLCARWGGEEFIIFLSETELKQSIIVGNRIKETIENQTIIAESHQINITISVGVSIYTEKDENVNQTISRADKALYRAKNHGRNQVVAIEN from the coding sequence ATGGCTAATTATAATCCAAAAAACTTTTTAATTTTGGCAGTAGATGATAATTCTATTAATCGTATTCTATTAGATAAATTATTAAAAAAAGAGGGATATAAAACAAAGATATTAAGTAGCAGTGAACAAGTAATGCTTTGTTTAACTGAATTTAAACCTGATTTAATATTATTAGATTTAATGATGCCTAATATAAACGGTTTAGAGCTTTGTGAACAAATTAAATTGAATCCTCATTTTCAAGAAATCCCTATTATTTTTATAACCGCTAGTGATGAAAAACAAGATTTACTTAAAGCTTTTGATTTAGGTGCGGTAGATTATATTACTAAACCTTTCCATAATCAAGAATTATTAGCTAGAGTAAAAAATCATTTAGAGCTAAAATTTACTAGAGATGAATTAAGAAAAGCATTAGTAGAATTAGAAAAATTGGCAAAAACTGATGAGTTAACAGGAATTTCTAATCGTCGTAATTTTATTGCTTTAGCAGAGAGAGAATTTAACTTAGCGAAAAGACAAAAAAGATCATTTTCTTTGCTTATTTTAGATATTGATTATTTTAAAAAAATTAATGATAATTATGGTCATCCTACAGGAGATTATGTTATAAAATCCGTGGCTCAACAATGTGTAGAATGTTTAAGAAAAGAAGATTTATGTGCTAGATGGGGAGGAGAAGAATTTATTATTTTTCTTTCGGAAACAGAGTTAAAGCAGTCAATTATTGTCGGGAATCGAATTAAAGAGACTATCGAAAATCAAACTATTATCGCAGAATCTCACCAGATAAATATTACTATAAGTGTTGGTGTTTCTATCTACACTGAGAAAGATGAAAATGTAAATCAAACAATTTCTCGTGCTGACAAAGCTTTATATAGAGCAAAAAATCATGGTAGAAATCAAGTTGTGGCTATTGAAAATTAA
- a CDS encoding DUF928 domain-containing protein: protein MLRSIISPSIICLTSISFLFPITSPVNANSLSFHKSSVKSFTIAQNTTTPRLRFRLPDRGIPGARQGGATRSTSPKIVPIIPSEKLALTATDSPTIFVYIAKNDSTKASLTITDENKKQLYQTEFTLPQQEGIFRIKLPANLKIEAQQPYRWELKLLSPENPSASLKLKTSGWVEKVSPPQNLVTKDKWENLNQLAEAGLWYDTLNELATLRLENPQNAEVETEWVELLKSVGLEYIAKNDIYSNVIILN from the coding sequence ATGTTAAGGTCAATTATCTCTCCTTCAATTATCTGTTTAACCTCAATTTCTTTCTTATTCCCTATTACTTCTCCTGTAAATGCTAATAGTTTAAGTTTTCATAAAAGTTCAGTAAAATCTTTTACCATCGCCCAAAACACCACAACACCTCGTTTACGTTTTCGTTTACCAGATAGGGGCATACCTGGTGCAAGACAGGGTGGTGCAACAAGAAGTACGAGTCCGAAGATTGTGCCAATTATTCCTTCAGAAAAATTAGCTTTAACGGCAACGGATTCGCCGACAATTTTTGTTTATATTGCTAAAAATGACTCTACTAAGGCTAGTTTAACTATTACGGATGAAAATAAAAAACAGTTATATCAAACTGAATTTACTCTTCCCCAACAAGAAGGAATATTCAGAATAAAACTACCAGCTAATCTTAAAATTGAAGCACAACAACCTTATCGATGGGAATTAAAACTGCTATCTCCTGAAAATCCTTCTGCGTCTCTTAAACTGAAAACATCTGGCTGGGTAGAAAAAGTTTCGCCACCTCAAAATCTTGTCACTAAAGATAAATGGGAGAATTTAAATCAATTAGCCGAAGCTGGTTTATGGTACGACACTTTAAATGAATTAGCAACTTTACGCCTAGAAAATCCTCAAAATGCAGAGGTTGAAACTGAATGGGTGGAATTATTAAAATCAGTAGGATTAGAGTATATTGCCAAAAATGATATTTATTCTAACGTTATCATCCTTAATTAA
- a CDS encoding CHASE2 domain-containing serine/threonine-protein kinase, producing MLQDLRQWLNKNSWRKSAFSLLMVSFLAGSLTVALKQWGSFEPFSLKFYDWLVQLSSKTPPDSRLLTVLITEEDIQNEGKWPISDETLAIALEILLKSNPHAIGIDLYRDLPVSPGSEKLSSLFAQSDRLSVVCKLESKTQPAVAPPLSLPIELVGFADIVVDRDGIVRRNLFYVEPTKSRCPTPYSLALQLTLNYLLAEGIEPEITEEGWLKLGEAILKPIEKNMGAYQNIDASGYQIILDYRRGNNPTPTVTLQDVLQKKVSPELIKNKIVLLGVSAPSLKDVFYTPFSSQNDDLALMPGITVHAHMTSQMLSVALDGQPLIWSWGEGGEIAWVYLWALMGGISILFIPRPLIMITGQIIGVIIIVGGGIIIFFSGGWIPIVPPLFAFFLGVTAMVSYNAYQAKQEQIIVQKQVAEQEKSIAMLQMLLETQSQISTPSIISYEPGVIIVSRYEIIKALGKGSFGSTYLSRDLQLPGKPYCVIKRLTPSSQEPKYLAIVQRLFKTEAKILNQVGKHPYIPQLLAYIEENDEFFLIQEYVEGKTLLQELRKKKKYSEKEVLTLIEKIMSILSFIEEYNLIHRDIKPDNIIRRQSDNAVILIDFGAVKQISRNINHKNKTVIIGNEGYAAPEQLAGHPVMASDIYATGMLAIHCLTGTIPARLPKDPQTGEVVWDSQEYASRGTASIIKKMTRYHFGDRYQNAQEVIKDLQKFKMKIKELKENKPNFE from the coding sequence ATGCTTCAAGATTTGAGACAATGGTTAAATAAAAATTCATGGCGTAAAAGTGCTTTTTCTCTATTGATGGTTTCCTTTCTCGCAGGAAGTTTGACTGTCGCTCTTAAACAGTGGGGAAGTTTTGAACCTTTTAGCTTAAAATTTTATGATTGGTTAGTACAATTATCCTCAAAAACTCCTCCTGATTCTCGTTTGCTAACGGTGTTAATCACAGAAGAGGATATTCAAAATGAGGGAAAATGGCCCATTAGTGATGAAACTTTAGCTATAGCTTTAGAAATTCTTTTAAAATCGAATCCCCATGCTATTGGTATTGATTTATATCGTGATTTACCAGTAAGTCCGGGTAGTGAAAAATTATCTTCTCTTTTTGCTCAAAGCGATCGCTTATCGGTAGTATGTAAATTAGAATCAAAAACTCAACCTGCAGTAGCACCTCCCCTTAGTTTACCGATAGAATTAGTAGGTTTTGCGGATATAGTAGTTGATCGAGATGGTATTGTAAGACGTAATTTGTTTTATGTTGAACCTACAAAAAGTAGATGCCCTACCCCTTACTCTTTAGCATTGCAGTTAACCTTAAATTATCTTTTAGCAGAAGGAATTGAGCCCGAAATAACAGAAGAAGGTTGGTTAAAATTAGGGGAAGCAATTCTTAAACCCATAGAAAAAAATATGGGTGCATATCAAAATATTGATGCTAGTGGTTATCAAATTATTCTCGATTATCGTCGGGGTAATAATCCCACTCCCACCGTTACTTTACAAGATGTTTTACAAAAGAAAGTTAGCCCCGAATTAATTAAAAATAAAATTGTTTTATTAGGAGTATCTGCACCAAGTCTCAAAGATGTTTTTTATACTCCTTTTAGTAGTCAAAATGATGATTTAGCTTTAATGCCGGGTATAACAGTACACGCTCACATGACTAGTCAAATGTTGTCAGTGGCTTTAGATGGGCAACCTTTAATCTGGAGTTGGGGAGAAGGAGGCGAAATTGCTTGGGTTTATCTCTGGGCATTAATGGGTGGTATTTCTATATTATTTATTCCTCGCCCTCTAATTATGATTACTGGGCAAATTATTGGAGTAATTATTATTGTAGGTGGCGGAATAATTATCTTTTTTTCTGGGGGATGGATTCCCATTGTACCGCCTTTATTCGCTTTTTTCTTGGGTGTTACTGCTATGGTTAGTTATAACGCTTATCAAGCAAAACAAGAACAAATAATAGTGCAAAAACAAGTAGCAGAGCAAGAAAAATCCATTGCTATGTTACAAATGTTGTTAGAAACACAATCCCAAATTAGTACTCCTTCCATTATCAGTTATGAACCTGGGGTCATTATTGTTAGTCGCTATGAAATTATTAAAGCCCTCGGAAAAGGGAGTTTTGGAAGTACATATTTATCAAGAGATTTACAACTTCCGGGGAAGCCTTACTGTGTGATTAAACGTTTAACACCTTCTTCTCAAGAGCCGAAATATTTAGCAATTGTACAACGATTATTTAAAACTGAGGCGAAAATCCTAAATCAAGTTGGAAAACATCCATATATTCCGCAACTTTTGGCTTATATCGAAGAAAATGATGAATTTTTCCTGATTCAAGAATATGTGGAGGGTAAAACCTTACTGCAAGAATTAAGGAAGAAGAAAAAATATAGTGAAAAAGAGGTGTTAACATTAATTGAAAAAATCATGTCGATTCTAAGTTTTATTGAAGAATATAACCTCATTCACCGAGACATTAAACCTGATAATATTATTCGTCGTCAATCAGATAACGCCGTTATTTTAATTGATTTTGGGGCGGTTAAACAAATTTCCCGTAATATTAATCATAAAAATAAAACTGTTATTATCGGTAATGAAGGGTATGCCGCACCTGAGCAATTGGCAGGGCATCCCGTCATGGCTAGTGATATTTACGCTACAGGAATGTTAGCTATTCACTGTTTAACGGGTACTATACCAGCTAGATTACCAAAAGATCCTCAAACTGGTGAAGTGGTGTGGGATAGTCAAGAATATGCCAGTCGAGGCACTGCTAGTATCATAAAAAAAATGACTCGTTATCATTTTGGAGATCGCTATCAAAACGCTCAAGAAGTAATCAAAGATTTGCAAAAATTCAAAATGAAAATCAAAGAATTAAAAGAAAACAAACCAAACTTTGAATAG
- a CDS encoding NAD(P)/FAD-dependent oxidoreductase, whose amino-acid sequence MKLFSKNFETRLDTVYDAIVVGGGMGGLSAAIYLARYGLKCLVIEKGKGRSLWMQDLRNYLGIDPDAPGRDILNHGTKQAIEWGADYLRGYVEDVTDEGETFAVKVKIGKKDSVYPVFRGKYLIAASGVIDVLPELENMQNVYDYAGYNLHVCMICDGFDMWDQKAVLIVAKESQINAAFVLNWFTPYISVLTHGLCTVSDEMKQKLAEHGYPLYESPIASFIGEDHKMQGVKLTDGTFVEATTGLINMGSIYHNHYLKNIEGLQWDGENLVTNEMAQTSHDRIFALGDLKKGLNQVSVAVADGTLAATQIWRNIRRASQPRKWEENINN is encoded by the coding sequence ATGAAATTATTTAGTAAAAATTTTGAAACCCGCCTTGATACCGTTTATGATGCCATTGTTGTTGGCGGTGGTATGGGAGGTTTATCGGCGGCTATTTACCTCGCTCGTTATGGTTTAAAGTGTCTGGTAATCGAAAAAGGAAAAGGTCGATCACTATGGATGCAAGATCTTCGTAATTATTTAGGCATTGATCCTGATGCACCGGGTAGAGACATACTAAATCATGGTACAAAACAAGCCATAGAATGGGGTGCAGATTATTTACGAGGTTATGTGGAAGATGTTACTGATGAGGGTGAGACTTTTGCTGTGAAGGTAAAAATCGGTAAAAAAGATAGCGTTTATCCCGTTTTTCGTGGTAAATATTTAATTGCCGCTTCTGGGGTAATTGATGTCTTGCCTGAATTAGAAAATATGCAAAATGTTTATGATTATGCTGGTTATAATCTTCATGTTTGTATGATTTGCGATGGTTTTGATATGTGGGATCAAAAAGCGGTTTTAATTGTTGCAAAAGAGTCTCAAATTAATGCTGCCTTCGTTTTAAACTGGTTTACCCCTTATATCTCCGTTTTAACCCATGGTTTATGTACTGTGAGTGATGAAATGAAGCAGAAATTGGCAGAACATGGTTATCCTTTATATGAAAGTCCTATTGCTAGTTTTATCGGCGAAGATCATAAAATGCAAGGGGTAAAATTAACAGACGGTACTTTTGTTGAAGCTACCACTGGTTTAATTAATATGGGTTCAATCTATCATAATCATTATTTAAAAAACATTGAAGGCTTACAGTGGGATGGTGAAAACCTTGTTACTAATGAGATGGCACAAACTAGCCACGATCGCATTTTTGCTTTAGGTGACTTGAAAAAAGGTTTAAATCAAGTTTCTGTTGCCGTAGCTGATGGTACTTTAGCCGCAACTCAAATTTGGCGTAACATTCGTCGTGCCAGTCAACCTCGTAAGTGGGAGGAAAACATAAATAATTAA
- a CDS encoding peroxiredoxin — translation MAVIEKVPSVVFKTRVRDESIQPNPYRWEDKTTEEIFGGKKVVVFSLPGAFTPTCSSNHLPRYEELYEEFKALGVDEIICVSVNDAFVMFKWGKEIGAKNVFLLPDGNGEFTRKMGMLVDKANLGFGPRSWRYSMLVNDLTIEKIFVEPGFSDNCATDPFEVSDADTMLAYLKGVAPAGVSAPVKEFVG, via the coding sequence ATGGCTGTTATCGAAAAAGTACCTAGTGTTGTTTTTAAAACTCGTGTTCGTGATGAATCCATTCAACCTAACCCTTATCGTTGGGAAGATAAAACCACCGAAGAAATTTTTGGCGGTAAAAAAGTAGTTGTATTCTCATTACCCGGTGCATTTACCCCTACTTGTTCTTCTAATCATCTCCCTCGTTATGAAGAATTATATGAAGAATTTAAAGCTCTAGGTGTAGATGAAATCATCTGTGTATCTGTAAATGATGCTTTCGTTATGTTCAAATGGGGTAAAGAAATTGGTGCTAAAAACGTCTTTTTATTACCCGATGGCAACGGCGAATTTACTCGTAAAATGGGGATGTTAGTTGATAAAGCAAACTTAGGGTTTGGTCCTCGCTCTTGGCGCTATTCTATGTTAGTAAATGACTTAACTATCGAAAAAATCTTTGTTGAGCCCGGATTCTCTGATAACTGTGCTACTGATCCTTTTGAAGTATCTGATGCCGATACCATGTTAGCTTATTTGAAAGGTGTTGCTCCTGCTGGTGTTTCTGCACCCGTGAAAGAGTTTGTCGGTTAA
- a CDS encoding Fur family transcriptional regulator, producing MPTSADQIIQTLKSKGLRITPQRFAVYSNLLNRSDHPTAEQILKDLNQNAPTLSQATIYLSLQTLRDVGLIREVLLQEGVCRYDANTLPHHHFRCRCCGQIEDIAWESFSNLRLDKLRSGLKVDKYEVIIEGKCDRC from the coding sequence ATGCCAACATCTGCTGATCAAATCATTCAAACCCTCAAATCCAAAGGATTAAGAATAACTCCTCAACGTTTTGCGGTCTATTCTAATTTACTTAATCGGAGTGATCATCCCACTGCGGAACAAATTCTAAAAGATCTAAATCAAAATGCTCCAACATTATCTCAAGCGACTATTTATCTTTCTTTGCAGACTCTTCGGGATGTCGGTTTAATTCGTGAGGTGTTGTTACAAGAAGGAGTGTGTCGTTACGATGCCAATACTTTACCTCATCATCATTTTCGTTGTCGCTGCTGTGGACAAATTGAGGATATTGCTTGGGAATCTTTTTCTAATCTTCGTTTAGATAAACTACGCTCAGGTTTAAAAGTTGATAAGTATGAGGTAATTATAGAAGGAAAATGTGATCGGTGTTAA
- a CDS encoding AarF/ABC1/UbiB kinase family protein, with the protein MTQTITPIEINENAENIINVHAQPVVIPRKHQEDLGPVNDMSPDSWRYHPDIIIEYYKKRSFQVFTRLLNITFPLISLIFDNWWDSLWGNSAKNESKRAVKLKQVLTKLGPAYIKIGQALSTRPDLVSPAYLQELTTLQDQLPPFPNEIAYQFITEELGATPDQVYAEISPNPIAAASLGQVYRGRLKSGEEVAIKVQRPDLVRRITLDIYIMRTLAGWVKQNVKRVRSDLVAITDELAERIFEEMNYLQEGKNATKFDELYGHLPEIYVPKIYWEYTGRRVLTMEWINGTKLTNIQEIQAQGIDATHLVEVGVQCSLRQLLEHGFFHADPHPGNLLAMADGRLAYLDFGMMSTILPYQRYGLIEAVVHLVNRDFDGLAQDYVKLDFLTPETDLTPIIPALGNVFNNALGASVAELNFKKITDEMSAMMYEFPFRVPAYYALIIRSMVTLEGIAINIDPNFKVLSKAYPYVAKRLLTDQSQELRNSLKDLLFKDGSFRWNRLENLLKNAKDSPDYDFDKVVNQGVDFLFSERGTFIRDRLADEIINSLDSFGQKTWLNISTSIKETIGLQPLKHSVNNSNGKVSTNQASMEHLSNILQILQQTDGYDPFKLIPIITNILQNRETQKLGQKIAGGLAQKATARLIRNILLESNNNKDNGKINNNFKTNLPLSLPSGLR; encoded by the coding sequence ATGACTCAAACCATTACACCTATAGAAATTAATGAAAATGCTGAAAATATTATCAATGTTCATGCTCAACCAGTCGTTATACCTAGAAAACATCAAGAAGATTTAGGTCCTGTTAACGATATGTCTCCTGATAGTTGGCGCTATCACCCTGATATTATCATTGAGTATTATAAAAAACGATCATTTCAAGTATTTACTCGATTGTTAAATATTACTTTTCCGTTAATAAGCTTAATATTTGATAATTGGTGGGATTCTCTGTGGGGTAATTCGGCTAAAAATGAGTCAAAAAGGGCTGTAAAACTTAAACAAGTTCTCACAAAATTAGGTCCAGCTTATATTAAAATTGGTCAGGCTTTATCAACACGCCCTGATTTAGTATCTCCCGCTTATCTACAAGAACTAACTACATTACAAGATCAATTACCTCCTTTTCCTAACGAAATTGCTTATCAATTTATCACAGAAGAATTAGGTGCAACCCCTGATCAAGTTTATGCAGAAATTTCTCCTAATCCCATCGCCGCAGCATCTTTAGGGCAGGTTTATCGAGGTAGATTGAAAAGCGGTGAAGAAGTAGCTATCAAAGTTCAACGTCCAGATTTAGTAAGACGTATAACTCTTGATATTTATATTATGCGTACTCTTGCGGGATGGGTAAAACAAAATGTCAAACGGGTGCGTTCAGATTTAGTTGCCATTACTGATGAACTAGCTGAGCGTATTTTTGAGGAAATGAACTATCTTCAAGAAGGTAAAAATGCTACCAAATTTGACGAATTATATGGACATTTACCAGAGATTTATGTCCCCAAAATTTATTGGGAATACACTGGTAGAAGAGTTTTAACCATGGAGTGGATTAATGGCACAAAATTGACCAATATTCAAGAAATTCAAGCACAGGGTATTGATGCCACCCACTTAGTAGAAGTAGGAGTACAATGTTCCTTGAGACAGTTATTAGAACACGGTTTCTTTCATGCTGATCCTCATCCGGGAAATTTATTAGCTATGGCGGATGGAAGACTAGCTTATCTTGATTTTGGGATGATGAGTACGATTCTTCCTTATCAACGCTATGGGTTGATTGAAGCAGTAGTTCATTTAGTAAATCGTGATTTTGACGGGTTGGCTCAAGATTATGTCAAATTAGACTTTTTAACTCCTGAAACAGATTTAACGCCTATTATACCCGCATTAGGGAACGTTTTTAATAATGCCCTTGGCGCTAGTGTAGCTGAATTGAATTTCAAAAAAATAACCGATGAAATGTCAGCGATGATGTATGAATTTCCTTTTCGAGTACCAGCTTATTATGCTTTAATTATTCGATCGATGGTAACGCTAGAAGGTATTGCTATTAATATTGATCCTAATTTTAAAGTGTTAAGCAAAGCCTATCCTTATGTTGCCAAAAGATTATTAACAGATCAATCTCAAGAATTGCGAAATTCCTTAAAAGATTTATTATTTAAAGATGGAAGTTTTCGTTGGAATCGTCTCGAAAATTTGTTAAAAAATGCGAAAGACTCTCCTGATTATGATTTTGATAAAGTAGTGAATCAAGGAGTTGATTTTCTTTTTTCTGAAAGAGGTACTTTTATTAGGGATAGATTAGCTGATGAAATCATTAATTCTTTAGATAGTTTTGGTCAAAAAACATGGTTAAATATTTCTACTTCCATTAAAGAAACTATCGGTTTACAACCCTTAAAACATTCTGTGAATAATAGTAATGGTAAAGTATCAACTAATCAAGCATCTATGGAACATTTAAGCAATATTCTTCAAATTTTACAACAAACAGATGGTTATGATCCTTTCAAATTAATCCCTATTATTACCAATATTTTACAAAATCGTGAAACTCAAAAATTGGGACAAAAAATAGCTGGGGGATTAGCTCAAAAAGCTACTGCTAGACTAATTAGAAATATTTTATTAGAATCTAATAATAATAAAGATAACGGTAAGATTAATAACAATTTTAAAACTAATCTTCCACTATCTTTACCTTCAGGTTTAAGGTAA